One genomic window of Vibrio parahaemolyticus includes the following:
- the rsmS gene encoding pleiotropic regulatory protein RsmS: MADQPTSPLDDAPEEIKLAVDLIYLLETNEIDPEVAIKALKIVQTDLENKLKAR, from the coding sequence ATGGCAGACCAACCAACCTCTCCTCTTGATGATGCACCAGAAGAGATCAAGCTGGCCGTTGATTTGATCTACTTGCTTGAAACCAACGAGATTGATCCAGAAGTTGCGATTAAAGCATTGAAGATCGTACAAACAGATTTAGAAAACAAATTGAAAGCGCGGTAA
- a CDS encoding ImpA family metalloprotease, with translation MKKTIISLGLAAVATGCGGGESKSQSNSQVTPTPVPVQQALETGNALLVSDPNDFIRESRQVVEAHKKQSNAIKSAIAKNLSGLYWDPTHDAAIFAPTYGFNDTILMTNKAMASGYKDQALSIGIAGEQTNGQRYAVLGSNPFRTAQRFPDSSNAAMTQWLKNLVTWLSGGATSNVVIAQMDQSYYFPDEQATRSWLNNNISPDLIFNEANLCDGSKLLSCLKADKPNLLILSQHLLSGDTDQQVIDALAYAEQAKIPVLYLHWDGGLTDLGRDILAKFHVDYVGDNYWRKLGLVDWAPSSLMNFVPDSVITQQALLSRFETQNFNVDLSQCDDKSCPEVANMDSQFYDAANSIRQWLKSLDEQKISLFEQDGYQYEKLMVLLADHYRQTASFPMDKQSTGTTEFLKSYFADYVQYNSRRINPKQPNMGNFSRSEFGADVKRIDTTVNMESKRNFRSAGVYALPGETFTVTRKDNNDVTTKIVINSLRSGATHEFSKDGYTRPKLLTSFAYEVKAGETITLTSPYGGPVQVHFDKNDIPVELRFNHVAQHPVWRSEKDNDTFIQQLEANLFDWAELITPGFEVHSKRDKMLESVNDEMWSTPAEMALATEEYVHNYPHVLAGFQGPGIDEVPEIIQYAQNQGWEIANIDMVKHMNADQATCGYGCSGNPYDAYWAFSPLGHGDLHELGHGLEKGRFRFAGWEGHSTTNYYSYYSKSRFFQNTGKESTCQSLDFKGQFELLQTSRAQSDPNAYMAKQNQTGWSWGARVYIQMMMATQHEGVLKNGWHLLARLHLIEREFNRLKADEALWNAKQSSIGFSMYTKDEANSISNNDWLLIALSYVAQRDMINYLDMWGFSFSEKAKQQVVALNLTPMPLTYFASSNTGYCLNEFAQTPVSIDGQTVWPLN, from the coding sequence ATGAAAAAAACAATTATATCGTTGGGTCTTGCCGCTGTTGCCACCGGATGCGGTGGTGGAGAGAGCAAGTCACAATCAAACAGTCAAGTCACACCAACTCCAGTTCCTGTTCAACAAGCGCTAGAAACGGGCAATGCCCTGTTGGTTTCTGACCCAAATGACTTCATTCGTGAAAGCCGTCAAGTTGTTGAGGCGCACAAGAAACAGTCGAATGCGATCAAATCTGCGATAGCAAAAAATCTTTCGGGTCTTTACTGGGATCCGACGCATGATGCCGCGATTTTTGCTCCTACCTATGGATTCAACGACACCATATTGATGACCAATAAAGCGATGGCGAGTGGCTACAAAGACCAAGCGTTGTCGATTGGTATTGCTGGTGAGCAAACTAATGGCCAGCGTTATGCTGTTTTAGGCAGTAACCCATTTCGAACCGCACAACGTTTTCCTGATTCTTCTAATGCGGCAATGACTCAATGGTTAAAAAACCTCGTTACTTGGTTGTCAGGTGGAGCTACTTCAAACGTCGTCATCGCGCAAATGGATCAGTCTTATTACTTTCCTGATGAGCAAGCGACGCGCAGTTGGTTAAATAACAATATTTCACCAGACCTGATATTTAATGAAGCTAACCTGTGCGACGGTTCAAAATTACTTAGCTGCTTGAAAGCCGATAAGCCAAACCTGTTGATTCTGTCACAACATTTGCTGTCAGGAGATACCGACCAACAGGTAATAGATGCGCTGGCTTATGCCGAGCAAGCTAAAATTCCGGTTCTATATCTGCATTGGGACGGTGGGCTGACCGATCTTGGCCGAGACATTTTGGCAAAATTCCATGTTGACTACGTGGGGGACAACTATTGGCGTAAGTTAGGTTTGGTCGATTGGGCACCTTCATCACTGATGAACTTTGTGCCAGATTCTGTCATCACGCAACAAGCGTTGTTATCCCGTTTCGAAACTCAAAACTTCAATGTTGATTTGTCCCAATGTGATGATAAATCATGCCCAGAAGTAGCGAACATGGACAGTCAGTTTTACGACGCTGCCAACAGCATTCGCCAATGGCTGAAATCACTTGATGAGCAAAAAATCTCGTTGTTTGAACAAGATGGTTATCAATACGAAAAGCTGATGGTGTTATTGGCGGATCATTATCGTCAAACGGCCTCCTTTCCAATGGATAAGCAGTCTACGGGGACGACTGAATTTTTGAAATCGTATTTCGCGGACTACGTTCAATACAACAGTCGTCGCATCAACCCAAAACAACCAAACATGGGAAACTTCAGCCGCAGTGAATTTGGGGCCGATGTAAAGAGAATTGATACTACGGTGAATATGGAGTCTAAACGCAACTTCCGTTCGGCAGGAGTGTATGCGCTGCCAGGTGAGACTTTCACGGTAACGCGTAAAGACAACAATGATGTGACCACAAAAATTGTCATCAATAGCTTAAGAAGTGGAGCGACTCATGAGTTCAGTAAAGACGGTTATACTCGACCTAAACTGCTGACTTCATTTGCTTACGAAGTCAAAGCGGGTGAAACCATCACGCTGACTTCTCCTTATGGCGGCCCAGTACAGGTTCACTTTGACAAAAATGATATTCCGGTTGAACTGAGATTTAACCATGTGGCACAGCATCCTGTATGGAGAAGTGAGAAGGACAACGACACCTTTATTCAGCAGCTAGAAGCCAATTTGTTTGATTGGGCCGAGCTGATCACCCCTGGGTTTGAAGTGCACTCAAAGCGTGACAAGATGTTAGAGTCGGTCAACGATGAAATGTGGTCTACTCCTGCGGAAATGGCGCTTGCAACAGAAGAATATGTTCATAACTACCCGCATGTTCTGGCTGGTTTCCAAGGGCCGGGTATAGACGAAGTACCTGAAATTATTCAATACGCTCAAAACCAAGGCTGGGAAATTGCCAATATTGATATGGTTAAGCACATGAATGCTGACCAAGCCACTTGTGGTTATGGCTGCTCTGGTAACCCGTACGATGCTTATTGGGCCTTCAGTCCTTTAGGTCACGGTGATTTGCATGAGCTAGGCCACGGTTTAGAGAAAGGACGATTCCGATTCGCTGGTTGGGAAGGGCATTCGACGACCAACTACTACTCCTACTACAGCAAGTCTCGTTTCTTCCAAAATACGGGTAAGGAATCAACCTGCCAAAGCTTGGATTTCAAAGGTCAGTTTGAACTGTTGCAAACCAGTCGAGCACAAAGCGATCCAAATGCTTATATGGCGAAGCAAAACCAAACGGGTTGGAGCTGGGGTGCTCGCGTTTACATTCAAATGATGATGGCAACTCAGCACGAAGGTGTGCTTAAAAATGGTTGGCATTTACTGGCGCGACTTCATCTTATTGAGCGTGAGTTTAATCGTTTGAAAGCAGATGAGGCACTTTGGAATGCGAAACAATCAAGCATTGGTTTCTCGATGTATACCAAAGATGAAGCGAACAGTATCTCAAACAACGACTGGCTGCTCATTGCCCTAAGTTACGTGGCTCAGCGAGATATGATTAACTATCTCGACATGTGGGGATTTTCGTTCTCAGAAAAAGCGAAGCAACAAGTTGTTGCGTTGAATCTGACGCCGATGCCTCTCACTTACTTTGCAAGCAGCAATACCGGTTACTGTCTGAACGAATTCGCTCAAACGCCAGTAAGTATTGATGGTCAAACGGTTTGGCCGCTGAACTAG
- the xthA gene encoding exodeoxyribonuclease III, whose translation MKVISFNINGLRARLHQLQALIDKHQPDVIGLQEIKVHDEAFPIEDVEAMGYKVYFHGQKAHYGVAMLCKQEPIRVQKGFPTDNEEHQKRMIMATFEDENGEKVTVLNGYFPQGDNISHETKFPYKRQFYKDLMTYLNDHHSNDEQLIVMGDINISPIDSDIGIGEPNRKRWLKTGKCSFQPEEREWLKTLLDWGFEDTFRKLCPEVNDRFSWFDYRSRGFDDNRGLRIDVILATPSLAQKCIESGIDYELRGIEKPSDHAPIWSTFK comes from the coding sequence ATGAAAGTAATCAGCTTTAACATCAATGGACTACGTGCTCGACTGCACCAACTCCAAGCGCTAATCGATAAACACCAGCCTGACGTTATTGGTCTTCAAGAGATTAAAGTGCATGATGAAGCGTTCCCGATTGAAGATGTCGAAGCCATGGGTTACAAAGTGTATTTTCATGGCCAGAAGGCGCATTACGGCGTAGCGATGCTTTGTAAGCAAGAGCCAATCCGCGTACAAAAAGGTTTTCCAACGGATAACGAAGAGCACCAAAAGCGCATGATCATGGCGACGTTTGAAGACGAAAATGGTGAAAAAGTAACGGTGCTTAATGGCTACTTCCCTCAAGGGGACAACATTAGCCACGAAACGAAATTCCCATACAAGCGCCAGTTCTACAAAGATCTAATGACGTATCTAAACGATCATCACAGCAACGATGAACAGTTGATTGTTATGGGTGATATCAACATCAGCCCTATCGATTCAGATATCGGTATCGGAGAACCAAACCGTAAGCGTTGGTTGAAAACGGGTAAATGCTCTTTCCAACCAGAAGAACGTGAATGGCTGAAAACGTTGTTAGATTGGGGCTTTGAAGATACTTTCCGTAAGCTTTGCCCAGAAGTGAACGATCGCTTCTCGTGGTTTGACTACCGATCTCGCGGCTTTGATGACAACCGAGGTCTACGAATTGATGTGATTTTGGCGACTCCTTCTCTCGCGCAAAAATGTATTGAGTCGGGTATCGATTATGAATTACGCGGTATTGAGAAGCCTTCAGACCATGCGCCAATCTGGTCGACATTCAAGTAA
- a CDS encoding sulfite exporter TauE/SafE family protein: protein MEMIEPTMLLVLALVAFVAGFIDAVAGGGGMLTVPALLSLGLPPHIALGTNKLAATFASSTAAFTYYKKRLFKPQCWGRAFAATLVGATLGTLFVDAISTDWLEKVLPLIILAAALYTVFHKTPHSPHQSPIPEPCPKLHKKQYLQGLSIGFYDGLAGPGTGAFWTVSSMALYRLNILLASGLAKAMNFTSNFTSLITFAILGHINWVLGLTMGVCLMAGAFVGAHSAIRFGSKFIRPVFVTVVSVLAIKLAYDAWFVGLS from the coding sequence ATGGAAATGATAGAGCCGACAATGCTGTTGGTGTTGGCGCTAGTCGCTTTTGTTGCTGGATTTATTGACGCAGTCGCAGGTGGTGGAGGGATGCTAACCGTCCCTGCTTTGCTGTCTTTGGGGCTTCCTCCTCACATTGCTTTGGGGACGAACAAGTTGGCTGCTACCTTTGCATCGTCAACTGCCGCATTCACTTACTACAAAAAACGCTTGTTCAAACCTCAGTGTTGGGGGCGCGCGTTTGCAGCAACGCTTGTCGGCGCAACATTGGGCACGCTCTTTGTCGATGCCATCAGTACGGATTGGCTAGAAAAAGTCTTGCCTCTTATTATATTAGCCGCTGCGCTGTATACTGTATTCCACAAAACGCCACATTCCCCTCATCAAAGCCCAATACCAGAGCCTTGCCCAAAGCTGCATAAAAAACAGTACCTGCAAGGTTTGTCGATTGGTTTTTACGATGGATTAGCCGGTCCAGGAACTGGCGCGTTTTGGACTGTAAGTTCTATGGCGCTGTACCGTCTCAATATATTGCTCGCCTCTGGTTTAGCCAAAGCGATGAACTTCACCAGTAATTTTACCTCACTTATTACTTTCGCCATTTTAGGTCACATTAACTGGGTGCTAGGCTTAACAATGGGTGTGTGTTTAATGGCTGGTGCATTTGTTGGTGCGCATTCTGCAATTCGATTCGGCTCTAAGTTCATTCGTCCCGTTTTTGTCACGGTCGTGAGCGTATTGGCGATTAAGCTGGCTTATGACGCTTGGTTTGTAGGTTTATCATGA
- a CDS encoding primosomal replication protein, producing MNIEQLSQSLEHMANQAATLDRQRGEHHVPLFDERLFSCRSRLLTPCVKEAKSTLDAIIREQNENKLTALRAEYLTERLVAQIGAIQREISTTKIRKNEIKHSSHFRKPINVLYQELAQHQEWARRLREMVLEKERAVETAPSFMRAEAQKVLLTTEQRLARCEAALLKLENQITHREKHQ from the coding sequence ATGAACATCGAACAACTTTCGCAAAGTTTAGAACACATGGCGAATCAAGCCGCGACATTGGATCGCCAACGAGGAGAGCATCACGTTCCGTTGTTTGATGAACGTTTATTTAGCTGCCGTTCTCGCTTACTGACCCCTTGCGTAAAAGAAGCGAAATCGACACTGGACGCGATTATCCGAGAGCAAAACGAAAATAAGCTCACCGCTTTGCGAGCGGAGTACCTCACCGAACGACTCGTAGCGCAAATTGGCGCAATTCAGCGAGAGATTTCTACCACTAAAATTCGTAAGAATGAAATCAAGCATAGCAGCCACTTTCGCAAACCAATTAACGTGCTTTATCAAGAGCTCGCGCAGCACCAAGAATGGGCAAGACGCTTGCGAGAAATGGTGTTAGAAAAGGAACGCGCAGTGGAAACTGCACCTAGTTTTATGCGAGCTGAAGCTCAGAAAGTATTACTGACGACAGAGCAACGTTTAGCTCGGTGTGAGGCAGCGCTTCTTAAACTAGAAAATCAAATTACACATAGGGAAAAGCACCAATAA